Within Metabacillus sp. KUDC1714, the genomic segment TTGGACAACTGTTTATAAAAATATTGACAAGTACTGGGATTTATATCAACTTGCTGAAAAGCTTGTCGATATTGAAGACAGTTTACAACAATGGCGCTTCCGCCATATGAAGACCGTTGAAAGAATTATTGGATTCAAGATTGGAACAGGTGGCTCTTCTGGTGTCAATTACTTAAAACAAGTTCTTGATCAAAGATTTTTCCCAGAGCTATGGAATTTACGAACAGAATTGTAGGCTAATACAGAAAAGCCTTTAAAAGAGAAGGTGAATAAGGTGGCAAAGAAGGGAGGGGGTTAGATCATCCCAATCTGTTGACCGCTTATGATTCAGCAAGGTACAGTAAAAAATCTTCTAACGCTTTTTGAAATACCATTAGTCATGACGTCCAAATAGTTGATTATTTGGACGTAACGTACCAATATATTATATATATATCCAGTACCCAAAACGTATCGGACTGTACCAGAGAGTTAACAGGATGGTGCAGAACATTATCGTCAAGTTGACAATAGCAACTTGACAATAATGATTATTAAAGGAACTAGCCAAAATTCAGTAAATTTTAATTCTGTCTCAATTCCTTGAGTAAACTTAAGGTTTGAGATGAAATTTGATTATAATTTTTAACTTCCTAGAATATATATTATGTAAACTAGAATTTAAAAAATGGCCTTTAATGACCATTTTTACTCACCATGATCTTTCGGTATATCCATTCTGTCTACAGCACTCCTTAAATCATCATTTCTAATATGTGTATAGATCATCGTTGTTTGTATCGATGAATGTCCTAATTGTCTTCTTAGTTTAGGTACATCATTAATCTCTGAATGATATCTTGTTGCAAAAGAATGTCTTAATTTATGTACTGATAAGGCCGGTTTCCCGAAACCAATCGCATATTTTTCGATAAGCTTTTCAATTGAGCGTCCGGTTAGTCGTCTTGATTTTCCTTTAGGTCCCATGGGTGCTGCAACAAATAAAGATTTGTTATTTTTCTCAACACCATACCGATTTTCTCTAATTTTAAGGTATTGTTGTAGGTCATCCATAGCAATTTTACTAAAGAATACATATTGTTCTTTATTTCCTTTTCTTATTACTCGTGCTGAATATTTGCTGAAATCAATATCATCGATATCAAGGTTTACGACCTCTGAAAGTCGAAGACCTGACCCTAAAATTAAAGATACGATCGCTGTATCACGTTCTTGATTTAATTTATAAAAGTTAAGTAATTTCTTATTATCTTTAATGATTTCTCCGTAATCATGTGCAACAAACCGGCGAAATTTTTCATATTCATCACCAAGTAAAATTTTACCTTCCATTTTGTTGGCAGTTGTCTCCATACTTTCATTAAGTTCATTAAATTCAATTTTCGCCATGACATTTCGCTGGATATAAGGCTTTAAATCTCTAGTTTCTGCGATGTTTTGTAGATAATTAAACAGTGATTTTAAGGCTGATAGCTTACGATTAACGGTGATTTCTTTGTTGTTTAATTTGTACTGAAGAGCATACAAAAATCCTTCCACTTGTTGCACAGTCAATTTTTCTAATCTTTCCAATGGAATATCCTTAACTGCACCTGAAAAAAGTTGCTCTGAAATCATCCAGTTAAAAAAGATTTTATAATCATGACAATAATTTAGTAATGAAGCTGCAGAAAGTTTTCTTCGTTTATGATCGATATACTCTTCAACATACCATGGCAATTCCTTGAGCATAGATTGTAGTTTTTTATAATGTTGTTGCTGAGACTCACTAGCGATAAAATTTCACCTCGAATTCATTTATTCTATGTTTCTATTTTAAATTCTTTAGATTATTACGTCAAATTTATATTTTACGTAATAATCTTTAACATTAATAATCATTACCCTTTTACTAACCTGCTTCGTTTGTTCAAGGACGAAAAAGTCTACAGATTAGACAAGAAATTATGTACATTAAATTACGATTTATCAAAGGTATTTTGTACAAACTTTCCTGTCCTTTTACATCCCAACTGACGAGTTGACACAAAACTCCCTACAAATTAGTTTAGTTAGAAATAATGTGAAATTAGATCTTCAACACCTCGCGTTTCAATTGTTGAATAATCTATTCCTATTGAATAGTATATTTGTACTGTGCAGCAAATGGCTCTGTTAATTTTCATCTTTCTTCTTCAACAAAGCCCCCGTTACTTCAATAGATAGAACCCTCCATTATTCATTTAAAAAAAGAAAAGCTAAGGCGTCTAATCTACACCTTGCTTTTTTAAAAAATATTTCGTGCTTTGGCACTTATAAGGAAACGTTTCGCGCAGAAGAATTTTTCACCAATTTTAACACACTACTCCTTTTAATCTCTTCTACTCTAAAATGGAACTAAAGGGAAAAAAACGTTAATCATTCCACTCTCTTTTAATCTTAACTTTTTCATTTAATAAATTGTTCTGCGATTAATCGATATGATTGATGCTTATCCTTTGATGAATAAGTGATAGTTACAATCATGATTTCATCTGCTAATACATGAGATTGAATTTCTAATATTTTACTTTTCACCTCATTAGGATTACCTATAATCATTTTCTTTTTTATTCTTTCAATAGACTTTTGATTACGTAGATTTAATAGAATTTTTTTTGCCTCATCAACAGAAGGAACTCCTTTGTTTCCTTTCATACTCTCATTTTGTAGTTCCCAAACAATTGAACTTAAAGCAATTTCTTCTGCTTTTTGAGTAGTTTCTGCACATATTACTGATAAAGCCATAATGACGTATGGTTTTTGCCCTTTTTTTCTTGGTTGAAATGACTGACGATATTGTTGGACGATTTCTGTTCCGTTTTCATCACTCATAAATTGTCCGAAACTATAGGCTAAACCATTTTCCGCCGCAAAATTTCCACTTTTTCTACTTGTACCTAACATCCATAGATCAGGACTAATTTGCGGTATCGGAGAAGCCTCTAATACGGTCCCTTCATTATCTATGTATTTAATTAATTCGTTTACTAAATCAGGCATTTTATATACATGTTCCAAATAGTTATCCGATAATGCATTTGTTGCTTCAGCAGGACCACCCGGTGCCCTTCCAATCCCTACATCAATTCGATTAGGAAATAGAGTGGATAACATGTGATAGGTTTCTGCTACTTTATACGGCTTATAGTATGGCAATAAAACTGCTCCAGAGCCAATTCGTATATTTTTTGTATTTGCCCCAATATACCCTAACATTACCTCGGGCGCGGAGCATGCAAGCCCTGGCATTGCATGATGTTCAGCAATCCAATAACGTGAATATCCTAATGTCTCCCCTATACGTGCGAGATTCATTGATTCCTGTAATGCTTCATTTGCCGTTTGATTAGTTGAAATGGGAGACTGATCTAAAATGCTTAATTTCATAAGATGAAAATCCCCTTTTCTATTATTCCGCTTCTTTCAAAGTCAGTTTATATTCACCAATTTGCCCTTTTTCGTATAGATTCGTAATTGATGTTGAATATTCTTGAATCGTTCCGCGGAACTCAAGTTGTCTCTTGAGTACGATTACATCAAATGTTCCTTTGTATAATAACGTTGCTATGTCATGGTAGTTGTCATTTGTAACATAAAAAGTTACCGATATCTGAGTTTTACCTTCTATCTTTTTTTCATCATATTGTGTGATATTAATTTTAGTATCATTTAGTTGGATTTCTGTAACCATTTCATCATCGTCCCTTTCTAATAGATAACACATTCCTTATACATTTAACGTACTCTAACTTATAAATGACGCCGTATGATATAATTTTTCTAGATTATCGTGACGAATGTAAACTTTCTACGTTCGTCACAACCATGTAAAAAGTTAATCAACCGTTAGCTGTATTTTCAAGAATGTAACCAACTTACTTGTGACCCGCGCTTTTATTGAATTTGGTTTAGCGTAATCGATCAGTCATCATACTACTCAGGAAATCTACAATCCCATTCCCTATCATGAGTTCTTCTCTATCTTGATCAACTAGTACTTTTCTGATCGTATCTTCTTTTCCCTCCAGCACTTTACTTGTCCAATGAGGGTCAAGCAACGTGTTATTAGCTGCTTTTCCTTTAAGTTAGTCCCTAGTACTTGAATATTGGGCATTCCGCTTACTGATTATGCTAAATCCTCTGTTGCTAAGAAAGAACGTTTTTGGAGATTATCGGAACGCAGTCGATATGCGACTACTTTCTTCTTGAATGTCTTGACTACATCAACACGATCATTGTAAATGTACACAAATAACCTAATATTGTTTTTGCCTCTCGGAGTGTCAATGATCAATGGAGTTACACTGTTTTCTAGAGATGTGTAATATCGCTCTAAATATAATGCTTCGTTAAAATAATTAATAACTTGAATTTTGTCTGTACCTACCAAGTGTTTTCCATCGATGGTTACGGTGACAGTCTCGTTACTAAGTTTTTGATGCAATTCATACTTGCTGATAAGCCATTCCACAACACCGGTTGGAAGACAGGTCACTACTATTTTAAGTAAACCAGCAAGAATCAACAAAATTACAAAAGGCCAGGTCATTATTCTATCATCTCCGTTATATTTTAAATCAATTTTATAAGATAATTCATATTAAGGATTCATTATCATAATAAAGAGTTTTATAAAGTAAGATCTTTCAGTTACCTCTCTCCACTCTAAGTGCCCCTCTATTTTTAATCATTAATTAACGGTCTTGTTTTAAATGATTAAAGGATTCAGCAAACCTTACGATCCCTTTACGAATCAAATCT encodes:
- a CDS encoding YfmQ family protein; the encoded protein is MTWPFVILLILAGLLKIVVTCLPTGVVEWLISKYELHQKLSNETVTVTIDGKHLVGTDKIQVINYFNEALYLERYYTSLENSVTPLIIDTPRGKNNIRLFVYIYNDRVDVVKTFKKKVVAYRLRSDNLQKRSFLATEDLA
- a CDS encoding LLM class flavin-dependent oxidoreductase, with the translated sequence MKLSILDQSPISTNQTANEALQESMNLARIGETLGYSRYWIAEHHAMPGLACSAPEVMLGYIGANTKNIRIGSGAVLLPYYKPYKVAETYHMLSTLFPNRIDVGIGRAPGGPAEATNALSDNYLEHVYKMPDLVNELIKYIDNEGTVLEASPIPQISPDLWMLGTSRKSGNFAAENGLAYSFGQFMSDENGTEIVQQYRQSFQPRKKGQKPYVIMALSVICAETTQKAEEIALSSIVWELQNESMKGNKGVPSVDEAKKILLNLRNQKSIERIKKKMIIGNPNEVKSKILEIQSHVLADEIMIVTITYSSKDKHQSYRLIAEQFIK
- a CDS encoding DUF3219 family protein, which codes for MVTEIQLNDTKINITQYDEKKIEGKTQISVTFYVTNDNYHDIATLLYKGTFDVIVLKRQLEFRGTIQEYSTSITNLYEKGQIGEYKLTLKEAE
- the xerS gene encoding tyrosine recombinase XerS, which produces MASESQQQHYKKLQSMLKELPWYVEEYIDHKRRKLSAASLLNYCHDYKIFFNWMISEQLFSGAVKDIPLERLEKLTVQQVEGFLYALQYKLNNKEITVNRKLSALKSLFNYLQNIAETRDLKPYIQRNVMAKIEFNELNESMETTANKMEGKILLGDEYEKFRRFVAHDYGEIIKDNKKLLNFYKLNQERDTAIVSLILGSGLRLSEVVNLDIDDIDFSKYSARVIRKGNKEQYVFFSKIAMDDLQQYLKIRENRYGVEKNNKSLFVAAPMGPKGKSRRLTGRSIEKLIEKYAIGFGKPALSVHKLRHSFATRYHSEINDVPKLRRQLGHSSIQTTMIYTHIRNDDLRSAVDRMDIPKDHGE